One segment of Mycolicibacterium baixiangningiae DNA contains the following:
- a CDS encoding NtaA/DmoA family FMN-dependent monooxygenase (This protein belongs to a clade of FMN-dependent monooxygenases, within a broader family of flavin-dependent oxidoreductases, the luciferase-like monooxygenase (LMM) family, some of whose members use coenzyme F420 rather than FMN.): MTGKFHLAWFLNFVADEWNGTWGDGGRDFTGDFYVEMARDLERAKFDYVLIEDKLMVSTAYGGTMEYDLKHGVNPKHDPVPLAVLMANATSRLGVVPTMSTSFYPPFLLARLCSTIDHIARGRFGWNVVTSGEDRSAQNFGLDKLYEHDERYARATEYMEVVTKLWESWDRDAIVRDHETGTYADHTRVRTIDFEGKYYKSRGPLNTAPSPQYRPAIAQAGASPPGRELAAQHADTIVAPADGPEKMKAYRDDIHARMKANGRDPSHCKVFYLVSPIVADTTEEALAKRDRWFNDPLYVEYMLAEISSITEIDFSQFDLDKPLPEVWTNGERGSLESFVGRGKDKTLRELVTGSGLTSHVGFTGTPADVAQEMADVMDEVGGDGYLITSPVMRLNRRYVTEITDGLVPALQKLGRTRSEYTTEMLRDHLREF, from the coding sequence ATGACCGGCAAGTTCCATCTGGCGTGGTTCCTCAACTTCGTCGCCGACGAGTGGAACGGGACCTGGGGCGACGGTGGGCGGGACTTCACCGGCGACTTCTATGTGGAGATGGCCCGCGATCTCGAACGCGCCAAGTTCGACTACGTACTCATCGAGGACAAGCTGATGGTGTCGACGGCCTACGGCGGCACCATGGAGTACGACCTCAAGCACGGCGTGAACCCGAAACACGATCCGGTCCCGCTGGCGGTGTTGATGGCCAACGCCACGAGCCGGCTCGGCGTCGTGCCGACGATGTCGACCAGTTTCTATCCGCCGTTCCTGCTGGCCCGGTTGTGCAGCACGATCGACCACATCGCCCGCGGCCGGTTCGGCTGGAACGTCGTCACCTCGGGCGAGGACCGCTCCGCGCAGAACTTCGGGCTCGACAAGCTCTACGAGCACGACGAGCGTTATGCGCGGGCCACCGAGTACATGGAGGTGGTCACCAAGCTGTGGGAGTCCTGGGACCGGGACGCGATCGTGCGCGATCACGAGACCGGGACCTACGCCGACCACACGCGCGTGCGCACCATCGACTTCGAGGGCAAGTACTACAAGTCGCGCGGCCCCCTGAACACCGCGCCGTCACCGCAGTACCGTCCGGCGATCGCCCAGGCCGGGGCGTCACCGCCTGGGCGGGAGTTGGCCGCGCAGCACGCCGACACCATCGTCGCGCCGGCCGACGGCCCCGAGAAGATGAAGGCCTACCGCGACGACATCCACGCCCGCATGAAGGCCAACGGCCGCGATCCTTCGCATTGCAAGGTGTTCTACCTCGTCTCCCCGATCGTCGCCGACACCACCGAGGAGGCGCTGGCCAAGCGGGACCGGTGGTTCAACGACCCCCTCTACGTCGAGTACATGCTGGCCGAGATCTCCTCGATCACCGAGATCGACTTCTCCCAGTTCGATCTCGACAAACCGCTTCCCGAGGTGTGGACCAACGGAGAGCGGGGTTCGCTGGAGAGCTTCGTCGGCCGGGGCAAGGACAAGACGCTGCGCGAGCTGGTCACCGGCAGCGGGTTGACCAGCCACGTCGGATTCACCGGCACGCCGGCCGACGTCGCACAGGAGATGGCCGACGTGATGGACGAGGTGGGTGGTGACGGCTATCTGATCACCAGCCCCGTGATGCGTCTCAACCGCCGCTACGTCACCGAGATCACCGACGGTCTGGTGCCGGCCCTGCAGAAGCTCGGCCGGACCCGCAGCGAGTACACCACCGAGATGCTGCGCGACCACCTGCGCGAGTTCTGA
- the ribB gene encoding 3,4-dihydroxy-2-butanone-4-phosphate synthase, which produces MSLRGLRRCGLGADSPHATIDDAVNALRSGQMVIVVDGENPDDYGDLMLAAAHATPERVAFMVRHTGGILCVPMPAADLDRLALPPMVAVNEDPKGVGYAVSVNARTGIGSGISAADRARTISLLAEPATRSGDLSRPGHVFPLRAVDGGVLRRAGHTEAAVDLTGLAGLSPVAVIGEVVGDDGTLVRGERLRAFAATHRLVTVAVADLIAYRHRTERLVEFRATSRMPTQYGEFQAHGFESVLDGREHIALVMGDLTGGAAGRHPSPTLVRVHSECLTGNIFRSASCDCGAQLRHGMAAVAAEGRGVVVYLRGHDGGGAGFLPKGHGGEGNQPGDARDYGVGAQILAHLGVRRMRLLTNNPVKRVGLEAYGLEITEAVGLPGRTGHPGEPYADQTATPW; this is translated from the coding sequence GTGTCGCTGCGCGGGCTCCGCCGCTGCGGGCTGGGCGCCGACTCACCGCACGCGACGATCGACGACGCCGTCAACGCGCTGCGCTCCGGACAGATGGTGATCGTCGTCGACGGCGAAAACCCGGACGACTACGGCGATCTCATGCTCGCTGCGGCCCATGCCACTCCCGAACGGGTGGCGTTCATGGTCCGCCACACCGGCGGCATCCTGTGTGTCCCGATGCCTGCCGCTGACCTCGACCGGTTGGCACTGCCGCCGATGGTCGCGGTCAACGAGGATCCCAAGGGTGTGGGTTATGCGGTGTCGGTCAACGCCAGGACGGGCATCGGCAGCGGGATCTCGGCGGCCGACCGGGCGCGGACCATCTCACTGCTCGCCGAACCGGCAACGCGGTCAGGGGATCTGAGCCGGCCGGGGCACGTGTTCCCTTTGCGCGCGGTCGACGGCGGCGTGCTGCGCCGGGCGGGACACACCGAGGCGGCCGTCGACCTGACCGGGCTGGCCGGGCTGTCCCCGGTGGCCGTGATCGGCGAAGTCGTCGGCGACGACGGCACCCTCGTCCGCGGCGAGCGCCTGCGGGCGTTCGCCGCGACGCACCGACTCGTCACGGTGGCCGTCGCCGATCTGATCGCCTACCGGCACCGCACCGAACGACTCGTCGAGTTCAGGGCCACCAGCCGAATGCCGACCCAATACGGCGAGTTCCAGGCCCACGGCTTCGAGTCGGTGCTCGACGGCCGCGAACACATCGCCCTGGTGATGGGTGACCTGACGGGTGGCGCAGCGGGGCGCCATCCGTCGCCGACTCTGGTGCGGGTGCATTCGGAGTGCTTGACCGGCAACATCTTCCGATCCGCGAGCTGTGACTGCGGAGCCCAACTGCGGCACGGTATGGCTGCGGTCGCCGCCGAGGGCCGCGGTGTCGTGGTGTATCTGCGCGGTCACGACGGCGGCGGGGCCGGATTCCTGCCGAAAGGCCATGGCGGCGAGGGGAATCAGCCGGGGGATGCGCGCGACTACGGCGTCGGGGCGCAGATCCTCGCCCACCTCGGGGTCCGGCGGATGCGGCTGCTGACGAACAACCCCGTCAAACGCGTCGGCCTCGAGGCCTACGGACTCGAGATCACCGAAGCCGTCGGCCTGCCGGGGCGTACGGGTCATCCCGGCGAACCGTACGCAGACCAGACCGCCACCCCCTGGTGA
- a CDS encoding MFS transporter — protein sequence MTADPLTRSRSFLPLMVAAGATVSLTAPLEVLYIREISHSSLYIGIFMLGAAVGVIVVDVFGSRVIPGLDARAALAVGLTLFGIACIGMGLAPGGVPLMSARIVQGLGGGIVFGAGLQAAVRLPHSSADDLARSLGRFNVAFLFGGAVASPGGLLVAGLIDGRIGYQVALVGTGVLALLVAAAIAIALPRLAAPPGSAPVRIGLPRFDRTAGGGAALVLAMSGEFLRGGVLFTALPLAGAARGHSVVTITAAVALMSAVEIVALALAYRLIRRTGVIGMLVGSFTLGTLCSVVLALDPGVTTYLVVSASFGVTLAGATAALPVMVVARVGESAAGLAKFRISAGIGLLAGSVGCAVVGAQFGVPALFTATAVVLLTCAYLAHLVGRHPGLPRPA from the coding sequence GTGACGGCCGACCCCCTCACCCGGTCTCGCTCGTTCCTGCCACTGATGGTGGCGGCCGGAGCCACCGTGAGCCTCACCGCGCCGCTGGAAGTGCTGTACATCCGGGAGATCTCGCACAGCAGCCTCTACATCGGGATCTTCATGCTCGGCGCGGCCGTGGGCGTCATCGTGGTCGACGTGTTCGGGTCGCGGGTGATTCCGGGGCTCGATGCGCGGGCCGCTCTCGCGGTGGGGCTGACGCTGTTCGGAATCGCCTGCATCGGAATGGGTCTGGCGCCCGGTGGGGTGCCACTGATGTCGGCGCGCATCGTGCAGGGCCTCGGAGGCGGGATCGTCTTCGGCGCGGGACTGCAGGCGGCGGTGCGGCTACCGCATTCGTCGGCCGACGACCTCGCCCGGTCGCTGGGGCGGTTCAACGTGGCGTTCCTCTTCGGCGGTGCGGTCGCGTCGCCGGGCGGGCTGCTGGTCGCCGGGCTGATAGACGGCCGGATCGGTTACCAGGTGGCCCTGGTCGGCACCGGGGTGCTGGCTCTGCTGGTCGCCGCCGCCATCGCTATCGCCCTACCACGGCTGGCCGCGCCGCCGGGCAGTGCGCCGGTGCGCATCGGTCTGCCCCGGTTCGACCGGACAGCTGGCGGCGGCGCCGCCCTCGTCCTGGCGATGAGCGGTGAATTCCTGCGTGGCGGAGTGTTGTTCACCGCTCTACCGCTCGCCGGTGCGGCGCGAGGGCACTCCGTCGTCACGATCACCGCGGCGGTCGCACTCATGTCGGCCGTCGAGATCGTCGCGCTCGCGCTGGCCTACCGGCTGATCCGGCGCACCGGGGTGATCGGGATGCTCGTCGGCTCGTTCACCCTCGGCACGTTGTGTTCGGTGGTGCTGGCGCTCGATCCCGGTGTGACGACGTATCTGGTGGTGTCCGCAAGCTTCGGGGTGACCCTGGCCGGTGCCACGGCCGCCCTGCCGGTGATGGTGGTCGCCCGCGTCGGGGAGTCCGCCGCCGGCTTGGCGAAGTTCCGCATCTCGGCCGGCATCGGCCTGCTCGCCGGGTCGGTCGGCTGCGCCGTGGTGGGCGCCCAGTTCGGCGTCCCCGCACTGTTCACCGCGACCGCCGTCGTCCTGCTGACCTGCGCGTACCTCGCCCACCTCGTGGGCCGACACCCGGGTCTACCCAGACCCGCGTAA
- a CDS encoding GntR family transcriptional regulator, giving the protein MSEACRNRLRAKEPARPEIAYQRQRQSPDRLNNSPRRTYDLLRSTLVTSGGRLLLVEHELTNALSASRNTVRAVLQQLAREGLVTREPKNGTRAIGALVLPIDELTPVEARLLECRSLGCPPMVRDRLDLPLGWTVLMIEAVLLQDGVPLGISVNYIATGEEQSLEADIDEPDVIHILEKKLGLRIGGSRTTIGAVAADEQTAELVGVELGAPLVWLEDVIEDDSGQPRALSQLRLRGDRVAFSATAYRTA; this is encoded by the coding sequence GTGTCCGAAGCGTGCCGGAACAGGCTGCGCGCCAAGGAACCGGCGCGCCCCGAAATCGCCTACCAGCGGCAGCGGCAGAGCCCGGACCGGTTGAACAACTCACCGCGGCGGACCTATGACCTGCTGCGCTCCACGCTGGTCACCTCCGGTGGCAGGCTGCTCCTCGTCGAACACGAGTTGACCAACGCACTGTCCGCGAGCCGCAACACCGTGCGCGCGGTGCTCCAGCAGCTCGCCCGCGAAGGGCTGGTGACCCGCGAACCCAAGAACGGAACCCGGGCCATCGGGGCGCTGGTCCTGCCCATCGACGAACTCACCCCGGTCGAGGCACGGCTGCTCGAATGCCGGTCGCTGGGCTGCCCGCCGATGGTGCGCGACCGCCTCGACCTGCCGTTGGGCTGGACAGTGCTGATGATCGAGGCCGTGTTGCTGCAGGACGGCGTTCCGCTGGGTATCTCGGTCAACTACATCGCGACTGGTGAAGAGCAGTCACTGGAAGCGGACATCGACGAGCCCGACGTCATCCACATCCTCGAGAAGAAGCTCGGGCTGCGGATCGGCGGCAGCCGCACCACGATCGGCGCCGTCGCGGCCGACGAGCAGACGGCCGAACTGGTCGGAGTGGAGCTCGGCGCCCCGCTCGTCTGGCTCGAGGATGTCATCGAGGACGACTCCGGGCAGCCGCGGGCGCTATCTCAGCTCCGGCTGCGCGGCGACCGGGTGGCGTTCTCCGCCACCGCCTACCGCACCGCCTGA
- a CDS encoding MFS transporter gives MRDDQHRGRRAAIGGRSEGGALRRTARKPLAWLLISSWLWHVTRWNGLFLGTYLVTDLGGHPIANQFVGVAIFAPMLLGTWVAGSLRRGLDARKLVLVTEFVLLPVSVVMTLLVSTGAVQTWMVYPFELAYGVGGMVNMTAQRELLLRIGGEARATRVLNAEVTGMASAMMAGPLLGGLSVGAFGLGAAFAVPAVLLAGSVPLLWLSTRRMPEGAGGPPITPVPQANWRLLRRSRALAVTLLVTVICNLCYFAFIPLVPVIAQRLGAGASLTGVIGSMAGLVQLVVAAALVLRPSRRPLAAFAVGVALCLVGLGVLAYTPLVSVALLALGVAGVGQGLFGSTQATLPVSAVAPDDRAAAFGLLTTTIGVALPTGMVVLGVTSSLLGPQRAMLVTALAGLVVLGATVLLNRRVLGLPASGGAVGGGGERHPVAAQPELR, from the coding sequence ATACGTGATGACCAACATCGTGGTCGACGCGCTGCAATCGGTGGCCGATCCGAGGGTGGCGCTCTGAGGCGGACCGCGCGAAAGCCTCTGGCGTGGCTGCTGATCAGCTCGTGGCTGTGGCACGTCACCCGTTGGAACGGACTGTTCCTCGGCACGTACCTGGTCACCGACCTCGGCGGGCATCCGATCGCCAACCAGTTCGTCGGCGTCGCCATCTTCGCACCGATGCTGTTGGGCACCTGGGTCGCCGGCTCCCTGCGCCGGGGACTCGACGCCCGAAAACTGGTGCTGGTCACCGAGTTCGTGCTCTTACCGGTCTCGGTGGTGATGACGCTTCTCGTCAGCACCGGTGCGGTGCAGACCTGGATGGTGTATCCGTTCGAGCTGGCCTACGGCGTCGGCGGCATGGTCAACATGACCGCGCAGCGTGAGCTGCTGCTGCGGATCGGCGGGGAGGCGCGGGCCACCCGGGTCCTCAACGCCGAGGTGACCGGTATGGCGAGTGCGATGATGGCGGGCCCACTGCTCGGCGGACTCAGTGTCGGCGCGTTCGGCCTCGGTGCCGCGTTCGCTGTGCCTGCGGTGCTGCTGGCCGGTTCGGTGCCGCTGCTGTGGCTGTCCACCCGCCGGATGCCGGAGGGGGCCGGCGGCCCGCCGATAACACCTGTGCCGCAGGCTAATTGGCGGCTATTGCGGCGTTCACGGGCGCTCGCGGTGACTCTGCTGGTGACCGTCATCTGCAACCTGTGCTACTTCGCGTTCATCCCGCTGGTGCCGGTGATCGCCCAGCGCCTCGGCGCGGGAGCCTCGCTGACCGGGGTGATCGGTTCGATGGCCGGCCTCGTCCAGCTGGTGGTCGCCGCCGCGCTGGTGCTGCGGCCGTCGCGCCGGCCGCTCGCCGCGTTCGCGGTGGGTGTGGCGCTGTGCCTGGTCGGCCTCGGCGTGCTCGCCTACACGCCACTGGTATCGGTCGCTCTGCTCGCCCTGGGCGTGGCGGGAGTGGGGCAGGGTCTGTTCGGCTCCACCCAGGCGACGCTGCCGGTGTCCGCGGTGGCCCCCGATGACAGGGCCGCGGCGTTCGGGCTGCTGACCACGACCATCGGCGTGGCGCTGCCGACGGGCATGGTGGTCCTGGGTGTCACGTCGAGCCTGCTGGGTCCGCAGCGGGCGATGCTGGTGACGGCGCTGGCCGGGTTGGTCGTGCTCGGTGCGACGGTCCTGCTCAACCGCCGGGTGCTGGGGCTGCCCGCGTCAGGCGGTGCGGTAGGCGGTGGCGGAGAACGCCACCCGGTCGCCGCGCAGCCGGAGCTGAGATAG
- a CDS encoding ABC transporter permease: MLTVLPRRLLGAIPVLFVLVLAVFILQQVAPVDPVAAVVGAKASPEVYAAARAELGYDRPLPVQFWNYLVSAVQGDLGQSSLTRTPVLSDIAAFLPVTLELLLVAMIFTVLIGAVLGLATAQGWRGSGVLRVVMISGASVPVFLACLLGMLVFYRYLNILPVTGETSYDDAPTGPTHFLLIDSLLAGRPEIFADGLHHLILPAFCLALTPAVAVGRVLRSSLETTMRADHTRTVRAKGMSEKRILFMHTARNSLGPVLALMGLQIAVMIGNCILVELIFARPGIGFYIARAIDKADFNAIAGVTLVVGLLYVMTNIVVDALQSVADPRVAL, translated from the coding sequence ATGCTGACCGTCCTGCCCCGGCGCCTGCTCGGCGCGATCCCGGTGCTGTTCGTGCTCGTGCTGGCGGTGTTCATCCTGCAACAGGTGGCGCCGGTCGATCCGGTCGCGGCCGTGGTGGGTGCGAAGGCATCCCCCGAGGTCTACGCCGCCGCCCGCGCGGAACTCGGATACGACCGGCCGCTGCCCGTGCAGTTCTGGAACTATCTGGTCAGCGCGGTGCAGGGGGACCTCGGCCAGTCGAGCCTCACCCGTACCCCCGTGCTCTCCGACATCGCGGCGTTCCTGCCGGTCACGCTGGAACTGCTCCTCGTGGCGATGATCTTCACCGTGCTGATCGGAGCAGTGCTCGGCCTGGCGACGGCGCAGGGGTGGCGCGGCTCCGGGGTCCTGCGGGTGGTGATGATCTCCGGCGCATCGGTCCCGGTGTTCCTCGCCTGCCTGCTCGGCATGCTGGTGTTCTACCGCTATCTGAACATCCTGCCGGTGACCGGGGAGACGTCATACGATGACGCGCCCACGGGGCCAACGCATTTCCTGCTCATCGACAGCCTGCTGGCGGGGCGGCCCGAGATCTTCGCCGACGGCCTCCACCACCTCATCCTCCCGGCCTTCTGCCTGGCGCTGACGCCGGCGGTGGCCGTGGGACGCGTCCTGCGCAGCAGCCTGGAGACGACCATGCGCGCCGACCACACCCGCACCGTGCGCGCGAAAGGTATGAGCGAGAAGCGGATCCTGTTCATGCACACCGCGCGCAACTCCCTGGGCCCCGTACTCGCGCTGATGGGCCTGCAGATCGCGGTCATGATCGGCAACTGCATCCTGGTCGAGCTGATCTTCGCGCGGCCGGGCATCGGGTTCTACATCGCCAGGGCGATCGACAAGGCCGATTTCAACGCGATCGCCGGGGTGACACTGGTTGTCGGGCTGCTATACGTGATGACCAACATCGTGGTCGACGCGCTGCAATCGGTGGCCGATCCGAGGGTGGCGCTCTGA
- a CDS encoding ABC transporter permease: protein MAVAEYYAPTGLVGYRGRLGLATREYFQGTPVAGYVAFGALAVLFVVTIFARQIAPFDPLLAVGKPMSAPGGANLLGTDTVGRDVLSRVLCGMQTSWFGALAVVAFSVVFGGLIGLVAGACGGWIDTVLMRITDAFLSLPGPILALAVVAALGRSYTHTLIGVAIVWWPLYTRIVRSEVRRLRASPHMEAARVGGVSWRRQLRRHLLPGAVPVTIVTASLDIAALVLMLASLSFLGLGAPQPAPELGSMSAQGITYIFSAWWIPIMPAAAVALIAIVANFAGDALRDRIRDR, encoded by the coding sequence ATGGCGGTCGCGGAGTATTACGCACCCACCGGTCTGGTCGGGTACCGGGGACGGCTGGGGTTGGCGACCCGCGAGTATTTCCAGGGCACCCCGGTGGCGGGCTACGTCGCCTTCGGTGCGCTGGCCGTGCTGTTCGTGGTGACCATCTTCGCCAGACAGATCGCGCCGTTCGACCCGCTGCTGGCGGTCGGCAAACCGATGTCCGCGCCGGGTGGCGCCAACCTCCTGGGCACCGACACGGTCGGCCGCGACGTCCTCAGCCGGGTGCTGTGCGGGATGCAGACCAGCTGGTTCGGCGCGCTGGCGGTGGTGGCGTTCTCGGTGGTGTTCGGCGGCCTCATCGGGCTGGTCGCCGGCGCCTGCGGCGGGTGGATCGACACCGTGCTGATGCGGATCACCGACGCGTTCCTGTCCCTCCCCGGACCGATCCTGGCGCTCGCGGTGGTGGCCGCCCTCGGCCGGTCCTACACGCACACGCTCATCGGCGTCGCGATCGTGTGGTGGCCGCTCTACACCCGGATCGTGCGCTCGGAGGTGCGCCGACTGCGGGCCTCCCCGCACATGGAGGCCGCCCGGGTCGGCGGGGTGAGTTGGCGGCGGCAGCTGCGCCGGCATCTGCTGCCCGGGGCGGTGCCGGTGACGATCGTGACCGCGAGCCTCGACATCGCGGCGCTGGTGCTGATGCTGGCCAGCCTGTCGTTCCTCGGTCTCGGCGCGCCGCAACCGGCGCCCGAACTGGGATCCATGAGCGCCCAGGGCATCACCTACATCTTCAGCGCGTGGTGGATCCCGATCATGCCGGCCGCAGCGGTGGCACTCATCGCGATCGTCGCCAACTTCGCCGGTGACGCACTGCGCGACCGCATCCGGGACCGCTGA
- a CDS encoding NtaA/DmoA family FMN-dependent monooxygenase (This protein belongs to a clade of FMN-dependent monooxygenases, within a broader family of flavin-dependent oxidoreductases, the luciferase-like monooxygenase (LMM) family, some of whose members use coenzyme F420 rather than FMN.) — translation MTKKFHLGWFMNFIPPEWDTPRASPDVARWPNGQFYVDMARSMERACFDFIMIEDTVMVADAYGRSMEGALKNSVFAPKHDPVPLAVKIASHTSKLGVVATMSTSFYPPYLLARLASTVDSLSEGRFGWNIVSSAEDRAAQNFGLDGLPEHDERYNVADEYFDVVTQLWDSWDADAVVMDRETHTYADHRKVRTVDFVGKYFKSRGPLNTVPSPQHRPTILQAGASPRGRAFAARAADAIVAVGTGTAGMKAYRDDIRARAAAEGRNPDDIKLMFCVSPVVAPTEAEARAEIERLVATDSYIEKQLVGISSNTEIDFKQFDWDEPLPADLTTNGERGSLEHFMRGDGSPGPKTLRQLAIDWATTGVEFVGTPEQVARQMGEAMEEIGGDGFLIMKPGWDLNRNYITSITDGLVPELQRMGLTRTEYTGTTLRETLREF, via the coding sequence GATACGCCGCGGGCGTCACCGGACGTGGCGCGCTGGCCCAACGGGCAGTTCTACGTCGACATGGCGCGCAGCATGGAACGCGCCTGCTTCGACTTCATCATGATCGAGGACACCGTGATGGTGGCCGACGCCTACGGGCGCTCGATGGAGGGTGCGCTGAAGAACTCGGTGTTCGCCCCGAAACACGATCCGGTGCCGTTGGCGGTGAAGATCGCCTCGCACACCTCAAAGCTGGGTGTGGTGGCGACGATGTCCACCTCGTTCTACCCGCCCTACCTGCTGGCGCGGTTGGCCTCCACGGTGGACTCCCTGTCCGAGGGCCGGTTCGGCTGGAACATCGTGTCCTCCGCCGAGGACCGCGCCGCGCAGAACTTCGGCCTGGACGGGCTACCCGAGCATGACGAGCGCTACAACGTCGCCGACGAGTACTTCGACGTCGTCACCCAGCTGTGGGATTCGTGGGATGCCGACGCGGTGGTGATGGATCGCGAGACCCACACCTACGCCGACCACCGCAAGGTGCGGACCGTCGACTTCGTCGGCAAGTACTTCAAGTCCAGGGGCCCGCTGAACACGGTGCCCTCACCGCAGCACCGCCCGACGATCCTGCAGGCCGGCGCCTCACCGCGAGGCCGGGCGTTCGCCGCCCGCGCCGCCGATGCGATCGTCGCCGTCGGCACCGGCACCGCCGGGATGAAGGCCTACCGCGACGACATCCGGGCCCGTGCCGCGGCGGAGGGCCGCAACCCCGACGACATCAAGCTGATGTTCTGTGTCTCACCCGTCGTCGCGCCGACCGAGGCCGAGGCCCGCGCGGAGATCGAACGCCTGGTGGCCACCGACAGCTACATCGAGAAGCAACTCGTCGGCATCTCGTCGAACACCGAGATCGACTTCAAGCAGTTCGACTGGGACGAACCGCTACCCGCGGATCTGACCACCAACGGTGAGCGGGGTTCCCTCGAGCACTTCATGCGCGGCGACGGCAGCCCGGGTCCGAAGACGCTGCGGCAGTTGGCCATCGACTGGGCCACCACCGGTGTCGAGTTCGTCGGCACGCCCGAGCAGGTCGCCCGGCAGATGGGGGAGGCGATGGAGGAGATCGGCGGCGACGGCTTCCTCATCATGAAGCCGGGCTGGGATCTCAACCGCAACTACATCACGTCGATCACCGACGGCCTCGTACCCGAACTGCAGCGGATGGGCCTGACCCGCACCGAATACACCGGCACCACGCTGCGGGAGACGCTGCGCGAGTTCTGA